The Bacteroides sp. sequence CAAGAACATCCACACGGCACAGGCGGCCGGAATCACAATCGAAACCGATCCCACGGGCAGCCGTCTCGATGACTTCCTGGCCGTCTATCATCACAACCTCGATCTCCGCCAGGCAGCGCCCCAGTATTACCTGCAGCGCCCCTATTTCGAGAAGCTGAATCAGACCCTCCCCGGCCACTGCTGTTACTTCCACGCCCTCCACCAGGGACAGGTGATTGCCTCAGAGCTGGTGCTGCTGTCCGCCACCCGCCTCTACTCCTACCTGGGCGGCACCTTCTGCGAAAGCTTTCCCCTGCGTCCCGGCGACCTGCTCAAATACCACATCATGCAGTGGGCCCGCGAAAAAGGCCACCAGCAGTTCATCATCGGCGGCGGCCACCAGCCCCACGACGGAATCTTCGCCTTCAAACAAGCCTTCGCCCCCGGCGGCATCGTGCCCTTCTTTATCGGGAAAAAGGTGTTTGACGGGGAGGTGTATGAGACCCTGACTACCGGTGGAGAGAAGGGAGGGTTTTTTCCGGAATACCGGTCTTAGTTGAAGTAAGAAGTAAAAAGTAGAAAGTAAAAAGAAAAAAAGAACCAAAAATTATTGAGTGGGATTTTTCCCGGAATACCGGTCTTGGTTGAAGTAAGAAGTAAAAAGTAAGAAGTAAAAAGAAAAAAAAGAACCAAAAATTATTGCGGAATGAAAGCATATCAGGGTTTTAAAGATTTGATCGTGTATCAGAAGGCATTCGATCTTTCCATCAGGATCTTTAAGATATCAAGGTCCTTTCCAAAAGAGGAACTGTATTCCTTAACCGACCAAATTCGTAGGGCTTCAAGGTCAATTGGGGCAAACATTGCAGAAAGCTGGCCCAAAAGAAGATATGTTAAATCCTTTGTAGCAAAACTTATTGACGCCCAGTCAGAAGCCTGTGAGACCATTCACTGGCTTGATGAAGTTCTGGCCCTGGATTACATTGCTCAGGAAGATCATCAGGAACTAATGGCCCTGGACCTTGAAATACAACGAATGCTCGATGCCATGATCACCTATCCAGAGAAATTCTGCCATAAAATGGAAAATTAACCCTAATTTTCTTTGCTTTTTACTTCTTACTTTTTACTTCCTACTTTTACAATATGCTCCCAAAACACCTCCACCCCTTAAAAGACATCCTCCTCTTCCTCGCCCTGCTCTTCTCCTTTCACTTCATCTACCTGGGCTGGTCGCAGGGGCTGGAGTTCTGGCTCATTGAAAGGCAGGTGCTGGGGCTGTTTGAGTGGGTGGCCAATGGCTTGCTGAAGCAGAGTGTGTGGGTGCTGCAGGCGCTGGGGGTGGATGTGGTGCTGGTCGATCAGACCATCTACGCCAACAATTATGAGGCCTATGTGTCGGTAGTCCCCGAGTGCACCACCCTGAAGCAGTGGATGCACTGGATCGTGATCATGGTGTTCTTCCCTGGCCCCTGGAAGCATAAGTTGTGGTACATCCCCCTGGGCATCATGGTCATCCACCTCATCAACATCGTCCGCATCACCGGCCTCACCCTCATACAGTTTCCCTTCCCCAATGGCTTTCATTTCTTCCACGACTACTTCTTCAAAACCCTGTTCTATGCCGTGATCTTTCTGATGTGGGCGTTTTGGAACGAAAAAGTAAGAAGTAAAAAGTAAAAAGTAAGAAGCGAAGTCGCGAGGACGCGAAGACGCGAAAGTCCATCCCCTAATCCGTGCAATCCGTTCAAATCCGTGGAATCCCCTTTATATCCTCAAAAAAAGAAACTGACAAGATTGATAATATTGATAATATTGATAATTTCTCTGTTATGGAAAAGAGGAATCCTTACAGGATGACAAGGTAGCGAAGAGGCGAGGCCCCATGCCCCATGCCCCTTGCCCCATGCCCCACGCCATTTTCAGTAGGAAGTAAGAAGTAGAAAGTAAAAAGCGAAGATGCGAGGATGCGAGGACGCGAAGACGCGAAGCCCCATACTCTATGCCATTTTCCGTGTAATCAGTCCCAATCTGTGTAATCCTTTTTCATCGGAAACCTCTTACCACCTGGCAATCCGACACCAAATTGTAAATTTTTTAGTTAAATTTTTTTAAACATATGAATAAATATTACTTTTAGCATGACCTTTTCTGGTCACCAATTGGATCCAATCAGCTGTAAAACCCAATCTACTGATGATGAAAAAAGCTCTCTCCCGTGCGTTCATGGCAGGAATGTTAGTAGCCATCACGCTCCCCCTGCATGCACAGATCCTGAAAGAAGGCACTGCCCCCGCCATTAGATTCTCGCTGGAAGAGCCGGCGAAGGTTACGGAGGGTTTTGGCAGGCAGCCAGTCCCGCCCCACGAACTGCGGGTGGAGATCATTAACGGATACCGGGTGGTCAGGGGCGAACGGCCGCCCATCGATTATGAAGCCCTCGACAGGAATGCGTGGGAACCCGGGGTTTTACTAATTAAATTTACCCGGGACCAGTCGCACCAACTGGAAGTCAATCCCCCATCCCTGGATAAGGATGGTTTGGCGGTTTTCAATATGGAAGCCGTGGATCAACTGAATGCGCGATTCGGGGTAAAAGGATCAAAGGCCTATTTCTTATCCCCGGCCCTGAAAAACACTTTTTCTGAGAGGCATAAGGCCTGGGGCTTCCATTTGTGGTACAAGCTGGAGCTGGATGAAAATACAGACATCATCGAGGCCATGAAGGCCTATTCCCAGCTGGCGGAAGTAGAGCTTGCCGAACCCATCTTTGCTAAAACACGTTATCAAACCGTTGATCTGCAAAGGTCAGGCACCCCGCAACCTCCTCTTCAAAACGAACCTTCCTTGAAATGGACTCCCAACGATCCATCTTTCACATCGCAGTGGCATTATCACAACACCGGCCAGGCAAGCGGAACCCCCGGGGCCGACATTGATCTGGTCAACGCCTGGGACATAGAAAAAGGACATGCTGAAGTGATCGTGGCCGTCGTCGACGGGGGCATCCAGTATGACCATCCTGATATTGCAGCAAATATGTGGAGTGGCAGAGGGTTTGATTTTGTTGATGGCGATGAAACGATTACCCCTGATGGCCACGGGACCCACGTGGCAGGCACCATTGCAGCTGTGACCAACAATGCCACAGGCGTTTCCGGCATCGCAGGAGGCTCTGGCGGAGGCGATGGAGTCCGGCTGATGTCCTGCCAGGTATTTGAAGGCAATGGCGGAGGCGGATTTCACCTGGCACCGATTTATGCCGCCGATAATGGTGCGGCAATTTCTCAGAACAGCTGGGGATATACTTCCGCGGGGGTTTATGATTATGCAGCCCTGGATGCCATCGACTATTTCAATGCCAATGGGGGTGGAACCGTCCTGGATGGGGGCATTACCATCTTTGCCGCCGGGAATGATAATGACAATGGCAACTGGTATCCCGGGTATTATTCAGGCACCTTATCTGTGGCAGCAACCAACAACCAGGATATTCGGTCCTATTATTCCAATTACGGGACCTGGGTAGATATTTCAGCGCCCGGGGGTGAGACCAATTCAGTGGCCCAGCGTGGGGTATACAGTACGGTTTCGGGAAACAGCTATGCCTATTACCAGGGAACCTCCATGGCTTGCCCTCATGTTTCAGGAGCCGCTGCATTGTTGATCTCCTATGCCCACCGCAATAGCTACACTTTGCTAAATTCTGAACTCTGGAGTTTAATTGTGGATAATACCGAAGATCATTATACCCAAAATCCAACTTTAATTGGCCAGTTGGGATCCGGCCGACTGAATGCATATTTTGCCCTGTCATCACTTGTGGACTTATTAAGCGGGGTGGTCAATCCGTCTGACTTTTCTGCCGTCGCTTTTGATGAACAGCAAATTGACCTGAGCTGGACCAAAAATGCAGCCAACAATGACGTCATGCTGGTCTGGTCGCCTGAAAATGTCTTTGGCAAACCTGCTGATGGAACACCTTATTCATTGGGTGAGGTAATTCCTGGTGGCGGGGAAGTCATTTACAGCGGTGCAAATGCGGCATTCAGCCATACGGGGCTTGACCCAAGCACCACTTATTACTACAAGATCTATTCCTATGATGCCTCAAATCAATACTCCTCAGGCAGAACGACCCAGGCAATGACCTTTTGTTTACCTGTGGATTTGTTGCCTTTTTCGGAAGACTTCAATGCCAGCACCCAATTGCCCGTATGCTGGGAAATTATTGACAATCAAGGCAACGGGCAGGTATGGAGATTTGGGACTCATACAGATGGATTGACCGGATCGACCGGCAATTATGCCTATTTAAACAGCGATGCTTACGGCAGCGGCAACTCACAGAATGCGGATTTAGTCACCCCCCTGCTTGACCTGTCCAGTTACACAGAGGTAAATTTATCTTTTAATCATTACTTCTTGCAATATACAGCCTCAGGCTCATCCGCGACCCTATCCTACAGCCTGGACAACGGGCTTAGCTGGACGCAGATCCAGCAATGGACTGCGACCACGGCAAACCCTGCTTCTTTCAGCCAGCTGATTGAAGCGGTAGCCGGCCAGTCGCAAGTCAGGTTTAAATGGAATTATACCGGTACCTGGGGTTATTACTGGGATGTGGACGATGTTAGCATCTCCGGGACTTTGAATAATAAACCTACCGTTGTAACGCTTGAAGCCCTTGTCACTTCTGCCACAGAAGCTTCAGTAAGCGGAGAAGTAGTATCAGAGGGATTATCGTCAGTTACTGCCCGGGGAATTTGCTGGGGAACATCCGCCGACCCGGATCTTTCGGGAGACTTTACGGTGGAGGGAAGCGGCAGCGGCGTTTTTTCAAGCAACCTTTCGGGGCTATCCCCATCCACCACTTATTACGCCAGGGCTTATGCCACCAATGAATACGGAACGGCTTATGGGGAAAACCTGAGCTTTAACACCTCTTGTGGGACTTTTACCCCTCCTTTCAGTGAAGACTTCACCGGTTTAACAACCATTCCCCAATGCTGGACAGAAGAAGGCACAACCTTTAACTGGCAGGTTGGGTCGGTAACAAATGGGGTAAGCGGAACCACACCACCTTATGCATATGTTTCGTATGGTTCCAGGGTTAATTCTTCTGCAAGTCTCACCAGTCCTTCTTTAAACTTTAATGGTTTCACCGGCATTACCTTGGCTTTCAGGCATCGCATGGCAAATGACAGGGAGGCAGGAAGTGTTTCCATTGAATTCACCCTCGATGACGGGGTAACCTGGAATACTATTGTTCAATACCCAGCCAGCCAGGCATCCTTTGAAGAAAACTATTCAACCACCCTTGCCGCACTGGACAACCAGGAAAACGTGAGGTTCAGGTGGGTAATGACCAAGCAACTCAACAACCGGACCATCACTTATAGTTTTGACAACCTGGTGATCAGCGGGACCTCTCAGCATGTTTCCTGGACAGGAGCCATAAACACCTCATGGAATGAGCCGGAAAACTGGTCAGGCAACCAGGTTCCCCAGGCAGCAAATGTTGCCTTGATCCCTTCGGATGGCATCACCCAGTTCCCTGTAATTTCAGGCGATCCGGCTGAAGTCCTGGGCCTGGAGGTTTACGAAAGTGCTTCTGTGACCATTGCCCCCACCGGCCAGCTGACTGTCAACGGAACCCTTACCAACCTGGCTGGGGTTA is a genomic window containing:
- a CDS encoding four helix bundle protein, with translation MKAYQGFKDLIVYQKAFDLSIRIFKISRSFPKEELYSLTDQIRRASRSIGANIAESWPKRRYVKSFVAKLIDAQSEACETIHWLDEVLALDYIAQEDHQELMALDLEIQRMLDAMITYPEKFCHKMEN
- a CDS encoding GNAT family N-acetyltransferase, encoding LFSEAPKAYYGDVVHHNDNIVVDLSLSHDALWQGFRHKVRKNIHTAQAAGITIETDPTGSRLDDFLAVYHHNLDLRQAAPQYYLQRPYFEKLNQTLPGHCCYFHALHQGQVIASELVLLSATRLYSYLGGTFCESFPLRPGDLLKYHIMQWAREKGHQQFIIGGGHQPHDGIFAFKQAFAPGGIVPFFIGKKVFDGEVYETLTTGGEKGGFFPEYRS
- a CDS encoding exosortase/archaeosortase family protein — translated: MLPKHLHPLKDILLFLALLFSFHFIYLGWSQGLEFWLIERQVLGLFEWVANGLLKQSVWVLQALGVDVVLVDQTIYANNYEAYVSVVPECTTLKQWMHWIVIMVFFPGPWKHKLWYIPLGIMVIHLINIVRITGLTLIQFPFPNGFHFFHDYFFKTLFYAVIFLMWAFWNEKVRSKK
- a CDS encoding S8 family serine peptidase gives rise to the protein MMKKALSRAFMAGMLVAITLPLHAQILKEGTAPAIRFSLEEPAKVTEGFGRQPVPPHELRVEIINGYRVVRGERPPIDYEALDRNAWEPGVLLIKFTRDQSHQLEVNPPSLDKDGLAVFNMEAVDQLNARFGVKGSKAYFLSPALKNTFSERHKAWGFHLWYKLELDENTDIIEAMKAYSQLAEVELAEPIFAKTRYQTVDLQRSGTPQPPLQNEPSLKWTPNDPSFTSQWHYHNTGQASGTPGADIDLVNAWDIEKGHAEVIVAVVDGGIQYDHPDIAANMWSGRGFDFVDGDETITPDGHGTHVAGTIAAVTNNATGVSGIAGGSGGGDGVRLMSCQVFEGNGGGGFHLAPIYAADNGAAISQNSWGYTSAGVYDYAALDAIDYFNANGGGTVLDGGITIFAAGNDNDNGNWYPGYYSGTLSVAATNNQDIRSYYSNYGTWVDISAPGGETNSVAQRGVYSTVSGNSYAYYQGTSMACPHVSGAAALLISYAHRNSYTLLNSELWSLIVDNTEDHYTQNPTLIGQLGSGRLNAYFALSSLVDLLSGVVNPSDFSAVAFDEQQIDLSWTKNAANNDVMLVWSPENVFGKPADGTPYSLGEVIPGGGEVIYSGANAAFSHTGLDPSTTYYYKIYSYDASNQYSSGRTTQAMTFCLPVDLLPFSEDFNASTQLPVCWEIIDNQGNGQVWRFGTHTDGLTGSTGNYAYLNSDAYGSGNSQNADLVTPLLDLSSYTEVNLSFNHYFLQYTASGSSATLSYSLDNGLSWTQIQQWTATTANPASFSQLIEAVAGQSQVRFKWNYTGTWGYYWDVDDVSISGTLNNKPTVVTLEALVTSATEASVSGEVVSEGLSSVTARGICWGTSADPDLSGDFTVEGSGSGVFSSNLSGLSPSTTYYARAYATNEYGTAYGENLSFNTSCGTFTPPFSEDFTGLTTIPQCWTEEGTTFNWQVGSVTNGVSGTTPPYAYVSYGSRVNSSASLTSPSLNFNGFTGITLAFRHRMANDREAGSVSIEFTLDDGVTWNTIVQYPASQASFEENYSTTLAALDNQENVRFRWVMTKQLNNRTITYSFDNLVISGTSQHVSWTGAINTSWNEPENWSGNQVPQAANVALIPSDGITQFPVISGDPAEVLGLEVYESASVTIAPTGQLTVNGTLTNLAGVSGLQIASDVNGTGSLIHSTAGVNVTVQRYATGGWESWDAGWHLISSPVLNQPIADFATAGTGNDYDFYGWDEATNYWINYKDGSFSTWNGGTNFNTGQGYLISYQTTQTQAFSGAINVSDIIKNNLVQSAGTYSGWHLLGNPFASALQWNDGNWALNNIAGVAKIWHEVNMSYSDIGIGGNIPSAQGFMVQVIEATGGNLTIPAASRIHSSQGWYKDGGAQKIQLMAREHNNRSAQESNIVVIPETSEAFHPYYDSRFLWGYAPGFYSLKDGEALSTYTLPELNEDLVIPLGFDKNDASQFTITLEESIEGTSLYLFDKKLEVEHPLTFNSPYAFTAQAGDDSQRFELRFSPANTAGLEESLADALGIYIWNNTLHLNFTKEADGRLLQVFDLGGRLVMSDRLDHGLNHTRALSLEAGVYLVRVSSPKGVSTQRVFVK